A DNA window from Rhizobium acidisoli contains the following coding sequences:
- a CDS encoding carbohydrate ABC transporter permease — protein sequence MASASIETAAAAKAASKGRSNAGRVAPNYWPFVIPALIVIAAVIVFPWVFTLWMSVNSWTLGQSQVFAGLDNYARLAVDMRFWESLWHTVLYTTLSVVAPLFLGTLAALIFDTQFPLRGLLRGIFVMPMMATPVAIALVWTMMFHPQLGVLNYLLSFIGIGPQEWIYNQSSVIPSLVLVETWQWTPLIMLIVLGGLAAVPREPYESAEIDGANVWQKFRYLTLPMIAPFLMIAVIIRSIDAVKSFDIIYAMTQGGPGTASETINIYLYNTAFAYYDIGYGSAMAVVFFVLIVLLSFVLLMLRQRANWSDGEAR from the coding sequence ATGGCCTCGGCAAGCATCGAAACGGCCGCAGCCGCCAAGGCCGCCTCGAAGGGAAGGAGCAACGCGGGTCGCGTTGCTCCCAACTACTGGCCCTTCGTCATCCCGGCGCTGATCGTCATTGCGGCGGTCATCGTTTTTCCATGGGTGTTTACCCTTTGGATGAGCGTCAACAGCTGGACGCTCGGCCAGTCCCAGGTCTTTGCCGGGCTGGACAACTATGCCCGCCTGGCCGTGGACATGCGCTTCTGGGAATCGCTGTGGCATACGGTGCTCTATACGACGCTCTCCGTGGTGGCGCCCCTTTTCCTGGGGACGCTCGCCGCACTGATTTTCGATACGCAATTTCCGCTGCGCGGCCTTCTGCGCGGCATATTCGTGATGCCGATGATGGCGACACCGGTCGCCATCGCCCTTGTCTGGACCATGATGTTCCATCCGCAGCTCGGCGTCCTCAACTATCTTCTTTCCTTCATCGGTATCGGCCCGCAGGAGTGGATCTATAATCAGAGCAGCGTCATCCCCTCGCTGGTGCTGGTCGAGACCTGGCAATGGACGCCGCTTATCATGCTGATCGTGCTCGGCGGCCTGGCGGCGGTCCCGCGCGAACCCTATGAAAGTGCGGAGATCGACGGCGCCAATGTCTGGCAGAAATTCCGCTATCTGACGCTGCCGATGATCGCGCCCTTCCTGATGATCGCGGTGATCATCCGCAGCATCGATGCGGTGAAAAGCTTCGACATCATCTATGCCATGACCCAGGGCGGCCCGGGAACGGCGTCGGAAACCATTAATATCTATCTCTACAACACCGCTTTCGCCTACTACGATATCGGCTATGGCTCGGCCATGGCTGTGGTTTTCTTCGTCCTCATCGTCCTGCTCTCCTTCGTCCTTCTGATGCTCCGGCAGCGCGCCAACTGGTCCGATGGAGAGGCACGCTGA
- a CDS encoding ABC transporter substrate-binding protein: MPSFLNPTRRGFLAGTAALGASSMLGMRSASAAVDWKRFTGTTLEVNLVKSPRSEILLKYLPEFEELTGIKVNAEATPEQQQRQKTTIELSSGKPSFDVVHMSYHVQKRQFEKGGWLADIGGFLKDPALTDPSLMEGDFAEAGLAFAKDAGGALRSLPFSVDYWIIYWNKALFEKKGLSYPTTFEELASAAEALTDPSTNTYGFVARGLKNANTPVWTSLLLGYGSSPLGPDGKLRTTSPEAIDAAKLYQKLMTKTAPPGVSGFNWAEAQSAFLQGKIGMWLDGVGFAPPIENPEKSRVVGQVGYGIMPKGPKAQAAGTFGDGLGVVAASQKKEAAYLFCQWAISHDMGARLLQAGAGVPFRQSVLEDAKVREGVKMPGAWLDAVVGSGKISQLALPVIIPVTEFRDIYGVGLTNMIGGADPEAELKAATAQFEPVLAKSEG; encoded by the coding sequence ATGCCATCATTTTTGAATCCGACGCGGAGAGGTTTTCTGGCGGGCACGGCCGCGCTTGGCGCAAGCAGCATGCTCGGCATGCGCTCGGCATCTGCTGCCGTCGACTGGAAGCGCTTCACCGGCACCACGCTCGAGGTCAATCTGGTCAAGAGTCCGCGCAGCGAAATACTTCTGAAATACCTGCCCGAATTCGAGGAGCTCACCGGCATCAAGGTCAATGCCGAAGCGACGCCCGAGCAGCAGCAGCGCCAGAAAACGACGATCGAGCTCAGCTCCGGCAAGCCGAGCTTCGACGTCGTGCATATGAGCTATCACGTGCAGAAGCGGCAGTTCGAAAAGGGCGGCTGGCTTGCCGATATCGGTGGCTTCCTCAAGGATCCCGCGCTGACCGACCCATCGCTGATGGAGGGTGATTTCGCCGAAGCCGGCCTCGCCTTCGCCAAGGACGCCGGCGGCGCTCTGCGTTCTCTTCCCTTCTCGGTCGATTACTGGATCATCTACTGGAACAAGGCGCTGTTCGAAAAGAAGGGTCTTTCCTACCCGACGACGTTCGAAGAGCTGGCAAGTGCGGCCGAAGCCCTCACGGATCCGTCGACCAATACCTATGGTTTCGTCGCCCGCGGCCTGAAGAACGCCAACACGCCGGTCTGGACGTCGCTGCTGCTTGGTTATGGTTCGAGCCCGCTCGGCCCTGACGGCAAGCTGCGCACGACATCGCCGGAAGCAATCGATGCCGCCAAGCTTTACCAGAAGCTGATGACCAAGACCGCCCCTCCCGGCGTTTCCGGCTTCAACTGGGCCGAGGCCCAGTCGGCCTTCCTGCAGGGCAAGATCGGCATGTGGCTCGACGGCGTCGGCTTTGCACCGCCGATCGAGAATCCGGAAAAGTCGCGCGTCGTCGGCCAGGTCGGTTACGGAATCATGCCGAAGGGACCGAAGGCGCAGGCCGCGGGAACCTTCGGCGACGGGCTTGGCGTCGTCGCGGCCAGCCAGAAAAAGGAAGCCGCCTACCTCTTCTGCCAATGGGCGATTTCGCATGACATGGGTGCCCGCCTGCTGCAGGCCGGTGCCGGTGTTCCTTTCCGCCAGTCCGTCCTTGAGGATGCGAAGGTCCGCGAAGGCGTCAAGATGCCCGGCGCGTGGCTCGATGCCGTCGTCGGTTCCGGCAAGATCTCGCAGCTCGCGCTGCCGGTCATCATTCCGGTTACGGAGTTCCGCGACATCTATGGCGTCGGTCTCACCAATATGATTGGCGGCGCCGATCCGGAAGCCGAACTCAAGGCCGCGACGGCGCAATTCGAACCCGTCCTGGCGAAAAGCGAGGGATAA
- a CDS encoding GntR family transcriptional regulator, translated as MLREEAMDGMDEQPTLREKAYASFTRHLLARDVRPGQFVSQRRLVELTGLTLGAIRELIPRLEAEGLIKTVPQRGLQIAHIDLNLIREAFQLRVFLEKEAVALFTRSASDETIAGLLKQHRDIADAIRSGDGSHELELRAQAVDWGMHDAFIDALGNTIISNAYRVNSIKMRLISQDRFRIEGHVGPVMGEHLKVLEAIERRSAEDAVNSLVAHINGARDRALRI; from the coding sequence ATGCTGCGGGAAGAGGCGATGGACGGAATGGACGAGCAGCCGACGCTGCGGGAAAAGGCGTATGCGAGCTTCACGCGCCATCTTCTTGCGCGTGACGTGCGTCCCGGCCAGTTCGTGTCCCAGCGCCGTCTCGTGGAGCTGACGGGACTGACGCTCGGCGCCATCCGTGAGCTCATCCCCAGGCTGGAAGCCGAAGGCCTGATCAAGACCGTGCCGCAGCGGGGGCTGCAGATCGCTCACATCGATCTCAATCTGATCCGCGAGGCATTCCAGCTGCGCGTTTTCCTGGAGAAGGAGGCGGTGGCACTCTTCACCCGGTCGGCGTCGGACGAGACGATCGCCGGGCTGTTGAAGCAGCATCGGGATATCGCCGACGCCATTCGAAGCGGCGATGGCTCGCATGAACTGGAACTGCGCGCGCAGGCCGTCGATTGGGGCATGCACGACGCCTTTATCGATGCGCTTGGCAATACCATCATTTCGAACGCCTACCGCGTGAACTCGATCAAGATGCGCCTGATCAGCCAGGACCGGTTTCGCATCGAGGGTCACGTCGGGCCTGTCATGGGCGAGCATCTGAAGGTGCTCGAGGCGATTGAACGACGATCGGCGGAGGACGCCGTCAACAGCCTTGTCGCACACATCAACGGTGCAAGGGACCGTGCGCTGAGGATCTAA
- a CDS encoding dihydrodipicolinate synthase family protein, with amino-acid sequence MTQKFGLSVALATPFDGNGDIAIDVMIAQARRCLAAGCSSVTLFGTTGEGSSIGSRERDRVFAAFLDAGIAAKNIIVGVLVDAAEDAAMQADHALSKGARNILLAPPSYFKNVSDDGVFQWFSAVFAMLGDKARDIIVYNLPSLTMVPLTVSLIGRLRTAFPKIVTGVKDSSGDWPYTESLLKAHGDLIILIGDERHLAKGVRLGGQGAISGMANFVPRDVKLMAEEGKDDPRIEGFVAELLKYPVVPAVKTMVAHVMSEEIWLAVRPPLASISGEGQMQLALAFDKLFQSKAA; translated from the coding sequence TTGACCCAGAAATTCGGGCTGTCAGTCGCTCTCGCCACGCCGTTCGACGGCAATGGCGATATCGCGATCGATGTTATGATCGCGCAGGCAAGGCGATGCCTTGCTGCCGGATGCTCCAGCGTCACGCTGTTCGGGACCACGGGTGAAGGCTCTTCGATCGGAAGCCGGGAACGTGATCGCGTCTTCGCGGCCTTTCTCGATGCCGGGATCGCGGCGAAAAACATCATCGTCGGCGTGCTGGTCGACGCCGCCGAGGATGCGGCGATGCAGGCCGACCATGCACTTTCCAAGGGCGCTCGGAATATCCTTCTCGCCCCGCCGTCCTATTTCAAGAATGTCAGCGACGACGGTGTCTTCCAGTGGTTTTCGGCCGTCTTCGCCATGCTGGGCGACAAGGCGCGCGATATCATCGTCTACAACCTTCCTTCGCTCACCATGGTTCCGCTGACCGTGTCGCTGATCGGACGGCTGCGGACCGCCTTCCCCAAGATCGTGACCGGCGTCAAGGATTCTTCCGGCGACTGGCCGTATACCGAAAGCCTGCTCAAGGCGCATGGCGATCTCATCATCCTGATTGGTGACGAACGCCACCTTGCCAAGGGCGTACGGCTCGGCGGCCAGGGGGCGATATCCGGCATGGCGAATTTCGTGCCCCGCGACGTCAAGTTGATGGCCGAAGAAGGCAAGGACGACCCCCGCATCGAGGGTTTCGTGGCCGAACTGCTGAAATATCCTGTTGTCCCCGCCGTGAAGACGATGGTGGCGCACGTGATGTCGGAGGAAATCTGGCTTGCGGTTCGTCCACCACTCGCTTCAATATCGGGTGAGGGGCAGATGCAACTCGCTCTTGCTTTCGATAAGCTTTTCCAGTCGAAAGCGGCATAG
- a CDS encoding TerC family protein: MEISFLFVEWLGKPLWMWAGFLGLVIAILSFDLGILHKENKEIGVGESIKLSVLYISLGLAFGGWVWWYLGAESGLAYMTGFVVEKTLALDNVFVIALIFSFFAVPRLYQHRVLFWGILGVIILRAIMIGVGATLVAEFSWLLYVFAAFLIVTGIKMLVMKDAEPDVSKNPLVRFMRNRFNVTDSHHDERFFVKQAHPQTGKMVWFITPLFMALVLIEVADLIFAVDSVPAIFAITTDPFIVYTSNIFAILGLRALYFALAAMIHRFKYLKPALAIVLVFIGSKIFVADMLGLEKFPAALSLGVTFAIIASGVVWSLLKTRAKPQPSR; the protein is encoded by the coding sequence TTGGAAATATCATTTTTGTTCGTGGAGTGGCTGGGCAAGCCTCTCTGGATGTGGGCTGGCTTTTTGGGCCTCGTGATCGCAATCCTGTCGTTCGATCTCGGCATTCTCCATAAAGAAAACAAGGAAATCGGCGTCGGCGAAAGCATCAAGCTTTCCGTGCTTTACATCTCGCTCGGTCTCGCCTTCGGCGGCTGGGTATGGTGGTATCTGGGAGCCGAATCCGGCCTTGCCTACATGACGGGCTTCGTCGTCGAAAAGACGTTGGCTCTCGACAATGTCTTCGTCATTGCTCTCATCTTCTCCTTCTTTGCCGTTCCTCGCCTATATCAACACCGCGTGCTCTTCTGGGGTATCCTCGGCGTCATTATATTGCGCGCCATCATGATCGGCGTTGGTGCGACCCTGGTGGCCGAGTTCTCATGGCTCCTCTATGTCTTTGCCGCGTTCCTGATCGTTACCGGCATCAAGATGCTGGTGATGAAGGATGCCGAGCCGGATGTGTCGAAGAACCCGCTCGTTCGCTTCATGCGCAACCGCTTTAATGTTACCGACAGTCATCACGACGAACGCTTTTTCGTGAAGCAGGCGCATCCGCAAACCGGCAAGATGGTCTGGTTCATCACGCCGCTCTTCATGGCCCTCGTCCTGATCGAAGTCGCCGACCTCATCTTCGCCGTAGATTCGGTTCCCGCGATCTTTGCGATCACGACCGACCCGTTCATCGTCTACACGTCGAATATCTTCGCGATCCTCGGCTTGCGCGCCCTCTACTTCGCGCTGGCGGCAATGATCCACCGCTTCAAATATCTGAAGCCGGCCCTTGCGATCGTCCTAGTATTCATCGGCTCGAAGATCTTCGTCGCTGACATGCTGGGTCTGGAAAAATTCCCGGCTGCTCTCTCCCTCGGCGTCACCTTTGCGATCATCGCGAGCGGTGTCGTCTGGAGCCTGCTCAAGACTCGCGCCAAGCCACAGCCTTCCCGCTGA
- a CDS encoding exopolysaccharide biosynthesis protein, protein MRSIGDHYETEGRRQHSMRGRSEQRWQSEGIASSRLRELAALGQAEGSIEIGKALSLMGQAGTTLVILLLTLPALTPIPGPFGMVFGTALALVALQIASGCETIWLPASLRRRHLSSGTIDVTLRYAGPLIVQAEKFTHRDRLAVLTRKPVQMLLGFPIFLLAIAIALPIPFGNFLPAFALIVIAVALLERDGLVTLIGLILSVAALAATAALAYGTVTAFV, encoded by the coding sequence TTGCGCAGCATTGGTGATCACTATGAAACAGAAGGGAGAAGACAGCACAGTATGAGGGGACGGAGCGAACAGCGGTGGCAGAGCGAAGGGATCGCATCCAGCCGCCTCCGGGAATTGGCCGCTCTTGGCCAGGCTGAAGGCAGCATTGAAATCGGAAAGGCTTTGTCCCTCATGGGGCAAGCCGGCACTACCCTCGTCATCCTGCTTCTGACGCTGCCGGCGCTTACGCCGATACCAGGACCTTTCGGAATGGTCTTTGGAACGGCGCTCGCGCTGGTCGCGCTTCAGATTGCTTCTGGATGCGAAACCATCTGGTTGCCGGCAAGCCTTAGGCGGCGTCACCTGTCGTCAGGCACTATCGATGTTACCCTTCGCTACGCGGGCCCGCTGATCGTTCAGGCGGAAAAATTCACGCACCGCGACCGGCTTGCTGTCCTGACCCGCAAACCAGTTCAAATGTTGCTGGGCTTTCCCATCTTCCTGCTGGCAATCGCCATCGCTCTGCCCATACCCTTTGGAAATTTTCTGCCGGCCTTCGCCTTGATCGTCATTGCCGTCGCCCTCTTGGAACGCGATGGGCTCGTCACGCTGATCGGGCTGATCTTGTCGGTCGCGGCTTTGGCCGCAACGGCCGCTTTGGCATATGGCACCGTCACCGCATTTGTGTGA
- the repC gene encoding plasmid replication protein RepC gives MESGYVTTPFGRRPMSLGMLANQQLAETIEPGMKRSKWKLFRAICEARPALGVTDRALTVLDALLTFYPDDEISEEKGLIVFPSNAQLSLRARGMTPATLRRHLAVLVEAGLILRKDSPNGKRYARRDRAGVIGEAFGFSIAPLLARAAEIEGLAAQAIADRELLRATRERLTVCRRDISKLISTAIEEAVPGDWEQMTMMFRAIVARIPRVAGIDELASLLDEMGLLRDEAVNLLQRHIKRQKIDANESQIERHKQSSNPDSPYELEPSFETKQGEKAATNNEGTAEPPAEQRPRSLKPAAGMVGKVSDAAAPVSGPGLKSFPLGLVLQACPAILDYGPGGAIGNWRDLMSAAVVVRSMLGVSPSAYEEACAGMGPENAATVIACILERGGHINSPGGYLRDLTRRTERGEFAIGPMLMALARANGGLRRHAG, from the coding sequence ATGGAGAGTGGATATGTGACGACGCCCTTTGGGCGGCGGCCGATGTCGCTTGGCATGCTGGCAAACCAGCAACTGGCCGAGACCATCGAGCCGGGAATGAAACGCAGCAAGTGGAAGCTGTTTCGGGCAATCTGCGAAGCGCGGCCTGCCCTCGGCGTGACCGATCGGGCGCTGACGGTGCTCGACGCGCTGTTGACCTTCTATCCCGATGACGAAATCTCCGAGGAGAAAGGCCTGATCGTCTTTCCGTCGAACGCGCAGCTGTCGCTTCGCGCCCGCGGCATGACGCCGGCAACGCTCAGGCGGCATCTGGCGGTGCTGGTCGAGGCGGGTCTTATCCTGCGCAAGGACAGTCCGAACGGTAAGCGTTATGCCCGGCGCGACAGGGCAGGGGTCATTGGCGAGGCTTTCGGCTTCAGCATCGCGCCGCTGCTTGCACGCGCGGCCGAGATCGAGGGTCTGGCCGCCCAGGCGATTGCCGACCGGGAGTTGCTGCGGGCGACCAGGGAGCGCCTGACGGTCTGCCGGCGCGATATTTCCAAGCTGATTTCAACGGCGATTGAAGAAGCGGTTCCGGGCGATTGGGAGCAGATGACGATGATGTTTCGCGCAATCGTCGCCAGGATTCCGCGCGTGGCTGGTATCGACGAACTGGCATCGCTGCTCGACGAGATGGGGCTGCTGCGGGACGAAGCCGTCAACCTGCTGCAAAGGCACATTAAAAGACAAAAAATAGACGCCAATGAGTCTCAGATTGAGCGTCACAAACAGAGTTCAAACCCCGACTCCCCTTATGAACTTGAACCAAGCTTCGAAACGAAGCAGGGCGAAAAGGCGGCGACAAACAACGAGGGGACTGCGGAACCGCCGGCCGAGCAAAGGCCGAGGTCGCTCAAACCGGCGGCTGGAATGGTCGGCAAGGTATCGGATGCCGCCGCTCCGGTGTCCGGCCCCGGCCTGAAATCCTTCCCGCTTGGCCTCGTTCTTCAAGCCTGCCCTGCCATTCTCGACTATGGGCCGGGAGGCGCGATCGGCAATTGGCGGGATCTGATGTCGGCCGCCGTCGTCGTTCGCTCGATGCTCGGCGTCAGTCCCTCGGCCTATGAGGAAGCCTGCGCCGGCATGGGGCCGGAAAATGCCGCGACCGTAATCGCCTGCATCCTGGAAAGGGGAGGGCACATCAATTCGCCCGGCGGCTATCTCCGCGATCTCACCCGAAGGACTGAAAGAGGCGAGTTTGCGATCGGCCCGATGCTGATGGCGCTTGCGCGAGCCAATGGCGGGCTAAGACGTCATGCCGGGTGA
- the repB gene encoding plasmid partitioning protein RepB has translation MARKNLIEISAPSPARVETVAPRDNRPIAGFVPQERSAAPVGGITKTLGNITEKMERASELERQLAAGQTIVDLDPGLIDASFVSDRLAIDAAELAQLVEQIREHGQQVPILVRPHPEIRGRYQVAYGHRRLAAAREIGIRVRAVIRDLTDGQLVVSQGQENSARTNLSYIERALFASRLEERSFGRDVIMAALGVDKAALSRMLIVIRQVPLDLINTIGAAPDIGRRRWLELGDRLDGADIERIIAELSADDARKIPSDERFQRAFVLATKRTSAPKPAIAKTQVSGVPVTVKKTASGATFVFDGKIAPGFDQFVQERLKGLFQEFNKDRGA, from the coding sequence ATGGCGCGCAAGAACCTCATCGAAATCTCTGCTCCGAGCCCGGCCAGGGTGGAAACCGTCGCGCCGCGCGACAATCGCCCGATCGCGGGATTCGTGCCGCAGGAGCGCAGTGCCGCACCCGTCGGCGGCATCACCAAGACGCTCGGCAACATTACCGAAAAAATGGAACGGGCGAGTGAACTGGAACGGCAGCTTGCCGCCGGCCAGACCATCGTCGATCTCGATCCCGGCCTGATCGACGCGTCCTTCGTCAGCGATCGATTGGCGATCGACGCGGCCGAACTCGCACAGCTTGTCGAACAGATCCGCGAGCATGGGCAGCAGGTTCCGATCCTTGTGCGGCCGCATCCCGAAATCAGGGGACGCTATCAGGTGGCTTACGGCCATCGTCGCCTGGCCGCCGCCAGAGAAATCGGCATCAGGGTGCGCGCGGTCATCCGCGATCTCACCGACGGCCAGCTGGTCGTCAGCCAGGGACAGGAAAACAGCGCTCGAACCAACCTTTCCTACATCGAGCGTGCGCTCTTTGCATCGAGGCTTGAAGAACGAAGCTTTGGCCGCGATGTGATCATGGCGGCTCTCGGCGTCGATAAGGCGGCGCTGTCGCGAATGCTGATTGTCATACGGCAGGTTCCGCTTGATCTCATCAACACCATCGGTGCGGCGCCGGATATCGGCCGCCGGCGGTGGCTGGAGCTGGGCGATCGGCTGGACGGTGCCGATATCGAGAGGATCATCGCCGAGTTGTCCGCGGACGACGCTCGCAAAATTCCAAGCGACGAACGGTTTCAGCGCGCATTTGTGCTCGCAACCAAGCGGACATCGGCCCCAAAGCCGGCGATTGCCAAAACCCAGGTTAGCGGCGTGCCGGTGACGGTGAAAAAGACAGCGTCCGGTGCAACCTTCGTCTTCGACGGCAAGATCGCGCCCGGTTTCGATCAATTCGTCCAGGAAAGGCTGAAGGGCCTGTTCCAGGAGTTCAACAAGGACAGAGGAGCGTAG
- the repA gene encoding plasmid partitioning protein RepA, whose protein sequence is MQPSLALQDDQEHLPSLLATDAKELSYQLQQHQAKIFPPLSQKTIRTFSPAEAAAFIGIGEGYLRQVAADGHGPDPLANGRRLYSATDMDRIRRVLDERNGTPKYVPARRPGEKLQIVSVMNFKGGSGKTTTAAHLAQFMALRGYRVLAVDLDPQASLSALFGHQPEFDVGEGETIYGAIRYEQPRPIADIVRATYTPNLHLIPGNLELMEFEHETPKAMSSGRAETMFFARIGEVLTEIESLYDVVVIDCPPQLGFLTMSALCAATSVLITVHPQMLDVMSMSQFLTMTSELMSVVEKAGGRTSYDWMRYLVTRFEPNDGPQSQMTGFMRAIFGNRMLHNAMVKSTAVSDAGVTKQTLYEVERSQFTRGTYDRALESLNLVNSEIEAHIRSTWGRK, encoded by the coding sequence ATGCAGCCGAGTCTTGCTCTCCAGGACGATCAAGAGCATCTCCCCTCACTTCTGGCAACAGATGCGAAGGAGTTGTCCTATCAACTTCAGCAGCATCAGGCAAAAATCTTCCCGCCGCTTTCTCAAAAGACCATCAGAACATTTTCGCCGGCCGAAGCTGCGGCTTTCATCGGCATCGGCGAAGGTTATCTCCGGCAGGTGGCTGCCGATGGCCATGGGCCCGATCCGCTGGCAAATGGACGGCGGCTCTACAGCGCAACGGATATGGATCGCATTCGCCGGGTCCTCGACGAGCGAAACGGAACGCCGAAATATGTGCCGGCCCGCAGGCCGGGAGAAAAGCTCCAGATCGTCTCCGTCATGAATTTCAAAGGCGGCTCGGGCAAGACCACGACCGCGGCCCATCTGGCGCAGTTCATGGCGTTGCGAGGCTACCGCGTGCTTGCCGTGGATCTCGACCCGCAGGCTTCCCTGTCCGCCCTGTTCGGTCATCAGCCGGAATTCGACGTTGGAGAGGGCGAAACGATCTACGGTGCGATCCGCTATGAGCAGCCGCGCCCCATCGCCGACATCGTGCGCGCCACCTACACGCCCAATCTGCATCTCATTCCCGGAAATCTCGAGCTGATGGAATTCGAGCACGAGACGCCGAAGGCGATGTCGTCGGGTAGGGCGGAGACGATGTTCTTTGCCCGCATCGGCGAGGTCCTGACCGAAATCGAAAGCCTCTACGACGTCGTGGTCATCGACTGCCCGCCGCAGCTGGGGTTTCTGACGATGTCGGCGCTCTGCGCGGCAACATCGGTCCTGATCACCGTCCATCCGCAGATGCTCGACGTCATGTCGATGTCGCAGTTCCTGACGATGACGAGCGAGCTGATGTCGGTCGTGGAGAAGGCCGGCGGACGCACCAGCTATGACTGGATGCGCTATCTGGTGACGCGCTTCGAGCCGAATGACGGACCGCAGAGCCAGATGACCGGCTTCATGCGGGCAATCTTCGGCAATCGAATGCTCCATAATGCCATGGTGAAGTCGACGGCGGTCTCCGATGCCGGCGTCACCAAGCAGACGCTTTACGAGGTCGAGCGATCGCAATTCACCCGCGGAACCTATGATCGGGCCCTGGAGTCCCTCAACTTGGTGAACAGCGAGATCGAGGCGCATATTCGCTCCACCTGGGGAAGGAAATAG
- a CDS encoding type II toxin-antitoxin system VapC family toxin gives MTLVDTNVLLDLVTDDPKWSDWSIAQLEAASIEGPMLINDVIYAELAVRYERIEALEAFVEEAGLDMRPIPKPALFLAGKVFTQYRRAGGTRTGVLPDFFIGAHAAVQQLPLLTRDVGRYRSYFPSLKLIAPGS, from the coding sequence GTGACACTCGTCGATACCAATGTGCTCCTGGACCTCGTGACCGACGATCCGAAATGGTCGGATTGGTCTATTGCCCAACTCGAGGCAGCGAGTATCGAAGGTCCCATGCTGATCAACGATGTAATTTATGCCGAACTTGCGGTTCGATATGAAAGGATCGAGGCGCTGGAGGCTTTTGTGGAAGAGGCTGGCCTCGACATGAGGCCTATACCCAAGCCCGCTTTGTTTCTTGCCGGCAAGGTGTTCACGCAATATCGCAGGGCTGGCGGGACGCGCACCGGCGTGCTTCCCGACTTCTTCATCGGCGCTCACGCTGCCGTGCAACAATTGCCGCTCCTGACGCGAGATGTCGGCCGCTATCGCAGCTATTTCCCCTCGCTGAAATTGATAGCGCCCGGTTCCTGA
- a CDS encoding AbrB/MazE/SpoVT family DNA-binding domain-containing protein produces the protein MATTVTAKGQVTIPRPVRDMLGIVPGSKVDFHRAADGSVVLTRADKKRPASRFEKLRGHAGKGLDTEAIMALTRGDT, from the coding sequence ATGGCCACAACCGTTACCGCGAAAGGGCAGGTGACCATTCCCCGGCCCGTGCGGGATATGCTTGGCATCGTTCCAGGCAGCAAGGTCGATTTTCATCGTGCTGCCGACGGCAGTGTGGTTCTGACGCGCGCCGACAAGAAGCGGCCTGCCAGCCGTTTCGAGAAGCTGCGCGGTCATGCCGGCAAGGGCCTCGATACGGAAGCCATCATGGCTTTGACACGCGGCGACACGTGA
- a CDS encoding SDR family oxidoreductase, with product MKITVVGASGLIGTRLSERLRRSGHEVTDASLSFGVDTVTGKGLDAAIAGTDAVVDVTNAASFGDSAALDFFRASTKNLLAAASEAGVGHYLALSVVGTPRLVESDYFRAKMVQENLIRASNRPYTILRSTQFYEFINGLIDIGAQGDVFRLPPALMKPVAAAEVAAFLAELTVATPLGGIVEIGGPEQLGIDDVARIYLAANEDERPVITDPSTSYFGVELTDDALLPDAGARVAAQTLPDWLYQSMAD from the coding sequence ATGAAAATCACCGTGGTGGGAGCAAGCGGTCTCATCGGAACGCGGCTCAGCGAAAGGCTGCGCCGATCGGGCCACGAGGTTACCGACGCGTCCCTGTCGTTTGGCGTCGATACGGTGACCGGCAAAGGCCTTGACGCGGCTATCGCGGGAACCGACGCCGTCGTCGATGTGACCAACGCCGCATCATTCGGCGACAGCGCGGCACTGGATTTCTTCAGGGCGTCGACGAAGAATTTGCTTGCCGCCGCCTCCGAGGCAGGCGTCGGGCATTATCTCGCCCTCTCCGTCGTCGGCACGCCCCGGCTCGTGGAAAGCGACTATTTTCGCGCGAAAATGGTGCAGGAAAATCTCATCCGTGCTTCAAATCGCCCCTACACAATCCTCCGCTCCACCCAGTTTTACGAGTTCATAAACGGATTGATCGACATCGGCGCGCAAGGCGACGTCTTCCGGCTGCCGCCAGCCTTGATGAAGCCGGTCGCAGCCGCGGAAGTCGCCGCCTTTCTGGCCGAATTGACCGTCGCCACGCCTTTGGGCGGTATCGTCGAAATCGGCGGCCCGGAACAGCTCGGTATCGATGACGTCGCACGGATCTATCTCGCCGCGAACGAAGACGAGCGTCCGGTAATAACGGATCCGTCAACCTCGTATTTTGGTGTCGAATTGACCGATGACGCATTGCTTCCCGATGCCGGCGCACGGGTGGCGGCGCAGACGCTACCCGACTGGCTCTACCAATCGATGGCGGATTAG